DNA sequence from the Butyricimonas faecalis genome:
ATCTGGCGGCGGCTTTCGGGTCATTGGTGGGAGTGGGTGCCTCGACGTTGGTGGCGATCAAACTGGGACAAAAAGATAAGGATGGAGCTGTTCACGTTTTGGGGAACGTGGTCATGTTGAACGGGATCATCGGGTTGATATTTATGACCGTGGCATTACTGTTTCTTGATCCGATACTGCTCTTTTTCGGGGCGAGCCCGGATACATTACCTTATGCAAGGGAATATATGCAGGTGATTTTGGCGGGGAATCTTATCACGCACATATACATGGGATTGAACGAAGTACTGAGAGCTTCGGGGTATCCGCAAAAAGCCATGGCGGCAACGTTGACGGCTGTCATCGTGAACTGCGGATTGGATGCCTTGTTTATCATGGGATTTGGTTGGGGAATCCGGGGAGCGGCGTTGGCAACCATTGCGGCACAGATTATCGCTTTGGGATTTGAGTTACACCACTTTTCCAGAGAAAAGAGTTTTCTGCATTTCCAGAAAGGAATATTCGGACTGAAACGTCAAATCGTGACGGGAATGCTGGCTATCGGGTTATCACCGTTTTTGATGAATTTGTGCGCCTGTTTTGTCGTGATCTTGATTAATAAGAGTTTGAAAACGTATGGAGGCGATTTGGCTATCGGGGCGTACGGTATTGTGAACCGGATCATCTTTTTGTTTATCATGATTGTGATGGGCTTTAACCAGGGTATGCAACCCATCGCGGGGTATAATTTCGGAGCCCGGCTGTTTGATCGTTTGATTCAGGTATTGAAATATACCATTTTTTGCGGGGTGACGGTTACTACTATCGGTTTCCTGGCGGGGCAGATCTTTCCCCGGTCATTGATTTATCTTTTCACATCGGATGAAACATTAACAGATATAGCGGTGGAAGGTTTGCGAATCGTGTTGATCTTCTTCCCGGTTGTCGGTTTCCAGATGGTAACGTCCAGTTTCTTCCAATCCATCGGGATGGCGAAGAAGGCAATCTTTTTATCGTTGACTCGGCAATTGCTATTCCTGATCCCATCGTTATTGATATTCCCTTCCATTTGGGGTACGATTGGGGTTTGGATGAGTATGCCGGTTGCGGATGCCATCGCAACGGTCGTGGCCGCCTGTATGTTGAGATGGCAACTGAAACATCTGAAAGTGTGAAGAAATTTATATCGTAGCGGGCTACAGGTTCGAAAAAAATCGATAGCTTTGTAGGAGAATAGGTTTAAAAGATCAAAATATGGATAATAAATTTGTGATTACAATAGGTCGCCAGTTTGGAAGTTGTGGTAAAGAAATCGGACATGAATTGGCAAAACGTTTCGGGATTGCATTCTATGACAAGGAATTGATTGCTCTCGCTTCGAAAGAAAGCGGTTTGTGTCAGGAGTTTTTCGAGAAAGCAGATG
Encoded proteins:
- a CDS encoding MATE family efflux transporter, with the translated sequence MNNTRDTAPLVLGTEKIGKLLMRYAIPAIIAMTASSLYNMVDSIFIGHGVGPLAIAGLAITFPFMNLAAAFGSLVGVGASTLVAIKLGQKDKDGAVHVLGNVVMLNGIIGLIFMTVALLFLDPILLFFGASPDTLPYAREYMQVILAGNLITHIYMGLNEVLRASGYPQKAMAATLTAVIVNCGLDALFIMGFGWGIRGAALATIAAQIIALGFELHHFSREKSFLHFQKGIFGLKRQIVTGMLAIGLSPFLMNLCACFVVILINKSLKTYGGDLAIGAYGIVNRIIFLFIMIVMGFNQGMQPIAGYNFGARLFDRLIQVLKYTIFCGVTVTTIGFLAGQIFPRSLIYLFTSDETLTDIAVEGLRIVLIFFPVVGFQMVTSSFFQSIGMAKKAIFLSLTRQLLFLIPSLLIFPSIWGTIGVWMSMPVADAIATVVAACMLRWQLKHLKV